The following are encoded in a window of Arthrobacter sp. NicSoilB4 genomic DNA:
- a CDS encoding FtsX-like permease family protein, with product MNAVQRFIRSRVLLLTASILIVAMCLSVLVQGQSQAALNRTVDQNSRGLYDVLVQAKAPDNGGLMQPEIAAGQGGISFEQLDSLRKLSGTSVAAPISLVSRVTQNLESPRLEATDYLGFNAGLAGTAGDPSATDPSKWPAAESVLSDTPKTYRLTASAVSSDGQSDHTLFKTSAEGSLGKAQLVEEQVAGGKNVRIEGPEGETGIKFPAPAGGSEHNLFNLAVSLPLAPQVTESVVAVDPVSERALLGSAGDFLAPLEKAPPADARNAGAIGRHFESLFTTGIGMDELKEGPDFLGVKLKYWAPLMSQYQQAKRNGQLTENSQAIPLIVRSGTSLDLKYSVKIEEIDASGKVTKDVGTVTRSLDKDYLPFVSKSPFALAWPGSKDLSQLLGDAGSFSQGLYNPATWSTDFASAPKYTDGETAGNGAVDKSATPGDWVTVNRLPEKSAQGAPVDQTQRKPVDERSYRSNLETGKKLATPLAMVYGTFDAEQVKEAAGDVNRLPLGGYDPTPFTLTKDASGKDVENTELKPSLSATGLASQSAGAITDYYGLAAARGYEDNAAVIDAVRIRAKAPGSWKEAQPEVEKLANEIRDMGLQATIVAGSAREDASIFVPGYAKDDAGKETPLGTVQQSWVRQDAADAVSGSLTATNLTLLFLTLCGAALLTGASTVSYVRKRRTEAGTLRAMGWTQRRIRSWVLAEFGVGAALLAVAGIVLSLVSWNPATAIVSAAVLVLYAGAAFFAAQQLRHREVVDQEPQHDERLIAVDSPLTFANRQLSTNKFNTISLAVAVGVFAAAVGGMVALLIDIPRAAGASALSGLAATSIALPSIILGLSGVAVGLVLTMVTGRFELQAKRQYLGTLQAMGWNPDMLGQVRLFENAMVGTVALPLGILGALGVSLLLAPYAALWAAIAGLVAVLCWIPIATKVVR from the coding sequence ATGAACGCCGTCCAGAGGTTCATCAGAAGCAGAGTGCTTCTGCTGACCGCGTCCATTTTGATCGTGGCCATGTGCCTGTCGGTCCTCGTCCAGGGCCAGTCGCAGGCCGCCCTGAACAGGACCGTTGACCAGAACTCGCGGGGGCTCTACGACGTCCTCGTCCAGGCCAAGGCCCCTGACAACGGCGGGCTCATGCAGCCGGAAATCGCCGCCGGCCAGGGCGGCATCAGCTTCGAGCAGCTGGACTCACTCCGTAAGCTCTCCGGCACGTCCGTGGCGGCCCCAATCAGCCTCGTCTCCCGCGTCACCCAGAACCTCGAGTCCCCGCGCCTGGAGGCCACGGACTACCTCGGCTTCAACGCCGGACTCGCCGGCACCGCAGGGGACCCCAGCGCCACCGATCCGTCCAAGTGGCCCGCCGCGGAGTCGGTCCTGTCCGACACGCCCAAGACGTACCGGCTCACCGCCAGCGCCGTCAGTTCCGACGGCCAGTCCGATCACACCCTGTTCAAGACCTCGGCCGAAGGATCCCTCGGCAAGGCTCAGCTCGTCGAAGAGCAGGTGGCCGGCGGCAAGAACGTCCGCATAGAGGGCCCCGAGGGGGAGACCGGCATCAAGTTCCCGGCCCCGGCCGGCGGCTCCGAGCACAACCTCTTCAACCTCGCCGTCTCCTTGCCGCTCGCGCCGCAGGTGACGGAATCCGTTGTCGCCGTCGACCCCGTCTCCGAGCGCGCCCTGCTCGGCAGCGCCGGGGACTTCCTCGCCCCGCTGGAGAAGGCGCCGCCCGCCGACGCCCGCAACGCCGGGGCCATCGGCCGGCACTTCGAAAGCCTCTTCACCACCGGCATCGGCATGGACGAACTGAAGGAAGGCCCCGATTTCCTCGGCGTCAAGCTCAAGTACTGGGCGCCTTTGATGAGCCAGTACCAGCAGGCCAAGCGCAACGGCCAGCTGACCGAAAACTCGCAGGCGATTCCGCTGATTGTCCGCTCCGGCACCTCCCTTGACCTCAAGTACTCGGTCAAGATCGAGGAAATCGACGCCTCCGGCAAGGTCACCAAGGACGTCGGGACCGTGACCCGCTCGCTGGACAAGGACTACCTGCCGTTCGTGTCCAAGTCCCCGTTCGCCCTGGCCTGGCCCGGGTCCAAAGATCTCAGCCAGCTGCTCGGCGACGCAGGAAGTTTCAGCCAGGGCCTCTACAACCCCGCCACCTGGAGCACCGACTTCGCCTCCGCCCCGAAGTACACCGACGGCGAGACCGCCGGCAACGGCGCCGTGGACAAGAGTGCCACTCCCGGCGACTGGGTCACGGTGAACCGCCTCCCGGAGAAATCCGCCCAGGGCGCCCCTGTGGACCAGACCCAGCGCAAGCCCGTCGACGAGCGCTCCTACCGTTCAAACCTGGAGACCGGCAAGAAGCTCGCCACGCCGCTCGCCATGGTTTACGGCACGTTCGACGCCGAGCAGGTCAAGGAGGCCGCCGGCGACGTCAACCGCCTGCCACTGGGCGGCTATGACCCCACTCCGTTCACGCTCACCAAGGATGCCTCCGGCAAGGACGTCGAGAACACCGAACTCAAGCCCTCGCTCAGCGCCACGGGCCTGGCCAGCCAGTCCGCCGGCGCCATCACCGACTACTACGGCCTCGCCGCCGCCCGCGGCTACGAGGACAACGCCGCCGTGATCGACGCCGTGCGCATCCGCGCCAAGGCGCCGGGCAGCTGGAAAGAAGCACAGCCCGAGGTGGAGAAGCTCGCCAACGAGATCCGCGACATGGGCCTCCAGGCAACCATCGTTGCCGGCTCGGCCCGCGAGGACGCGAGCATCTTCGTCCCCGGATACGCCAAGGACGACGCCGGCAAGGAAACCCCGCTCGGCACCGTGCAGCAGTCGTGGGTCCGCCAGGACGCCGCGGACGCCGTCTCCGGTTCCCTCACCGCCACCAACCTGACGCTGCTCTTCCTCACCCTCTGCGGCGCGGCCCTGCTGACCGGCGCCTCGACCGTGAGCTACGTCCGGAAACGCCGCACCGAGGCCGGAACCCTGCGCGCCATGGGCTGGACCCAGCGCCGGATACGGTCCTGGGTGCTTGCCGAATTCGGGGTGGGGGCCGCCCTGCTGGCCGTCGCCGGAATCGTCCTGAGCCTGGTGAGCTGGAACCCGGCCACGGCCATCGTCTCGGCAGCCGTGCTGGTGCTCTACGCAGGCGCAGCCTTCTTCGCCGCGCAACAGCTGCGCCACCGCGAGGTCGTGGACCAGGAACCGCAGCACGATGAGCGCCTCATCGCCGTGGACTCCCCGCTGACGTTCGCCAACCGCCAGTTGAGCACGAACAAGTTCAACACCATCTCCCTGGCCGTCGCCGTCGGCGTCTTCGCGGCAGCGGTCGGCGGCATGGTCGCCCTGCTGATCGACATTCCCCGCGCCGCCGGTGCGAGCGCCCTCAGCGGGCTGGCTGCCACGTCCATCGCACTGCCGAGCATCATCCTCGGACTGTCCGGCGTCGCCGTGGGCCTCGTGCTCACGATGGTCACGGGCCGGTTCGAGCTGCAGGCCAAGCGCCAATACCTCGGCACCCTGCAGGCGATGGGCTGGAACCCGGACATGCTGGGCCAGGTCCGCCTCTTCGAAAATGCCATGGTGGGGACGGTCGCGCTGCCGCTGGGTATCCTCGGCGCCCTGGGCGTCAGCCTCCTCCTCGCCCCCTATGCCGCACTCTGGGCCGCTATCGCCGGGCTCGTGGCTGTACTTTGCTGGATTCCGATTGCAACGAAAGTGGTCCGATGA
- the serA gene encoding phosphoglycerate dehydrogenase yields MTSTKPVVLLAEELSPATIDALGPDFEIRQTDGADRSQLLSAIADVDAILVRSATQVDAEAIAAAKNLKVIARAGVGLDNVDIKAATQAGVMVVNAPTSNIVSAAELTVGHILSLARHIPQASAALKDGEWKRSKYTGTELFEKKIGIIGLGRIGALVAARLKGFDTKILAYDPYITSARAAQLGVQLVTFDELLAQSDFISIHMPKTPETVGMLGAESFKKMKSTAYVINVARGGLVDEEALYAALEAGEIAGAGVDVFVKEPSTDLPFFKMDNVVVTPHLGASTDEAQEKAGVSVARSVRLALAGELVPDAVNVAGGVIAPDVRPGIALVEKLGRIFTAMTHASLTQFDVEVAGEISSLDVKVLELAALKGIFADVVTEQVSYVNAPVIAEQRGINVRLITTPDTESYRNVLTLRGALSDGSQISVAGTLTGPKQVQKLVGINGFEVEIPISEHLVVVAYSDRPGVIGTIGHILGMNNINIAGMQVARHDEGGQVLALLTIDSSVPQQVLDAIKAGIGADMVREVDLED; encoded by the coding sequence GTGACAAGCACCAAACCTGTAGTACTCCTCGCTGAGGAACTTTCGCCCGCCACGATCGACGCCCTCGGCCCGGACTTTGAAATCCGGCAGACCGACGGCGCGGACCGTTCGCAGCTGCTCTCTGCGATCGCCGACGTCGACGCGATCCTGGTCCGCTCCGCCACCCAGGTGGACGCCGAGGCCATCGCCGCCGCAAAGAACCTCAAGGTGATCGCCCGCGCAGGCGTCGGCCTCGACAACGTCGACATCAAGGCCGCCACCCAGGCCGGTGTCATGGTGGTGAACGCTCCCACCTCGAACATCGTCTCCGCAGCGGAACTGACGGTCGGCCACATCCTCAGCCTCGCCCGCCACATCCCGCAGGCGTCCGCCGCGCTCAAGGACGGCGAGTGGAAGCGCTCCAAGTACACAGGCACCGAACTCTTCGAGAAGAAGATCGGCATCATCGGCCTGGGCCGGATCGGCGCCCTGGTGGCAGCCCGCCTGAAGGGCTTCGACACCAAGATCCTCGCCTATGATCCGTACATCACCTCGGCCCGCGCCGCCCAGCTCGGCGTGCAGCTGGTGACCTTTGACGAGCTGCTGGCGCAGTCCGACTTCATCAGCATCCACATGCCCAAGACGCCGGAGACCGTCGGCATGCTCGGCGCCGAGTCCTTCAAGAAGATGAAGAGCACCGCCTACGTCATCAACGTTGCCCGCGGCGGCCTTGTCGACGAGGAAGCCCTCTACGCCGCTCTGGAGGCCGGCGAAATCGCCGGAGCCGGCGTCGACGTGTTCGTCAAGGAACCCAGCACCGACCTGCCGTTCTTCAAGATGGACAACGTTGTTGTCACGCCGCACCTGGGCGCGTCCACGGACGAAGCGCAGGAAAAGGCCGGCGTCTCGGTCGCACGGTCCGTCCGCCTGGCCCTGGCCGGGGAGCTTGTTCCTGATGCTGTCAACGTGGCCGGCGGCGTCATCGCCCCGGACGTCCGGCCGGGCATCGCACTGGTGGAAAAGCTGGGCCGCATCTTCACCGCGATGACGCACGCCTCGCTCACCCAGTTCGACGTCGAGGTTGCCGGGGAAATCTCCTCCCTCGACGTCAAGGTGCTCGAACTCGCGGCACTCAAGGGCATTTTCGCCGACGTCGTCACCGAGCAGGTCTCCTACGTCAACGCCCCCGTGATCGCCGAGCAGCGGGGCATCAACGTCCGTCTGATCACCACGCCGGACACCGAGTCGTACCGCAACGTCCTGACGCTGCGGGGCGCGCTGAGCGACGGCTCGCAGATTTCCGTGGCCGGCACCCTGACCGGGCCCAAGCAGGTACAGAAGCTCGTGGGGATCAACGGCTTCGAGGTGGAGATCCCGATCAGCGAACACCTTGTTGTGGTCGCCTACTCGGACCGCCCCGGCGTGATCGGTACCATCGGGCACATCCTCGGCATGAACAACATCAACATCGCCGGCATGCAGGTGGCGCGGCATGACGAGGGCGGCCAGGTGCTCGCGCTGCTGACCATCGACAGCTCCGTTCCGCAGCAGGTCCTGGACGCCATCAAGGCCGGAATCGGCGCCGACATGGTGCGCGAAGTCGATCTCGAGGACTGA
- the ilvC gene encoding ketol-acid reductoisomerase, translating to MTEMFYDDDADLSIIQGRTVAVIGYGSQGHAHALSLRDSGVDVRVGLKADSKSRAKAEAEGLRVLDVAAAVAEADLIMVLTPDQVQRHVYAEDIAPNLQAGDALFFGHGFNIRYGYIQPPADVDVALVAPKGPGHIVRREFEAGRGVPDLIAVEQNPSGKARELALSYAKAIGGTRAGVIETTFTEETETDLFGEQAVLCGGASQLIQYGFEVLTEAGYKPEVAYFEVLHELKLIVDLMVEGGIAKQRWSVSDTAEYGDYVSGPRVITPDVKENMKAVLADIQDGTFAKRFIDDQDAGAPEFKALRKKGEDHPIEATGRELRKLFSWIKNEDDYTEGSVAR from the coding sequence GTGACTGAAATGTTCTACGACGACGACGCCGACCTGTCGATCATCCAGGGCCGCACCGTCGCCGTCATCGGTTACGGCTCCCAGGGCCACGCCCACGCCCTCAGCCTGCGCGATTCCGGTGTTGACGTACGCGTCGGCCTGAAGGCCGACTCCAAGTCCCGCGCCAAGGCCGAGGCCGAGGGCCTGCGCGTCCTGGACGTCGCCGCCGCCGTCGCCGAAGCCGACCTGATCATGGTCCTCACCCCGGACCAGGTCCAGCGCCACGTCTACGCCGAGGACATCGCCCCGAACCTGCAGGCCGGCGACGCCCTGTTCTTCGGCCACGGCTTCAACATCCGCTACGGCTACATCCAGCCGCCGGCCGATGTCGACGTCGCCCTCGTTGCCCCCAAGGGCCCGGGCCACATCGTCCGCCGCGAGTTCGAGGCCGGCCGCGGCGTGCCGGACCTGATCGCCGTCGAGCAGAACCCGTCCGGCAAGGCCAGGGAACTGGCACTGTCCTACGCCAAGGCCATCGGCGGCACCCGCGCCGGCGTCATCGAGACCACGTTCACCGAAGAGACCGAAACGGACCTCTTTGGCGAGCAGGCTGTCCTCTGCGGCGGCGCCTCCCAGCTGATCCAGTACGGCTTCGAGGTCCTCACCGAGGCCGGCTACAAGCCCGAGGTTGCCTACTTCGAGGTGCTGCACGAGCTCAAGCTCATCGTCGACCTCATGGTCGAAGGCGGCATCGCCAAGCAGCGCTGGAGCGTCTCCGACACCGCCGAGTACGGCGACTACGTCTCCGGCCCGCGCGTCATCACCCCGGACGTGAAGGAAAACATGAAGGCTGTCCTCGCGGACATCCAGGACGGCACCTTCGCCAAGCGCTTCATCGACGACCAGGACGCCGGTGCCCCCGAGTTCAAGGCGCTCCGCAAGAAGGGTGAGGACCACCCGATCGAGGCCACCGGCCGCGAACTGCGAAAGCTGTTCTCCTGGATCAAGAACGAAGACGACTACACCGAAGGCTCAGTGGCCCGCTAG
- the ilvN gene encoding acetolactate synthase small subunit, with the protein MTRHTLSVLVEDKPGVLTRVASLFARRAFNINSLAVGPTEVPGMSRMTVVVDADGELIEQITKQLNKLVNVIKIVELTSESSVQRDHILVKVRADAGTRLQVTQAADLFRASVVDVSTESVVIEATGHPEKLTALLSVLEPFGIREIVQSGTLAVGRGSRSMSDRALRSA; encoded by the coding sequence ATGACCCGCCACACACTGTCCGTTCTGGTCGAAGACAAGCCCGGTGTGCTGACCCGCGTCGCCAGCCTCTTCGCCCGCCGGGCCTTCAACATCAACTCCCTGGCCGTCGGCCCGACCGAAGTTCCGGGCATGTCCCGGATGACCGTCGTCGTCGACGCCGACGGCGAGCTCATCGAACAGATCACCAAGCAGCTGAACAAGCTGGTCAACGTGATCAAGATCGTCGAGCTCACCTCCGAATCTTCCGTACAGCGTGACCACATCCTGGTCAAGGTACGTGCGGATGCCGGAACACGCCTGCAGGTTACCCAGGCTGCAGACCTGTTCCGCGCATCAGTGGTCGACGTCTCCACAGAGTCGGTGGTCATTGAGGCAACGGGCCACCCGGAAAAGCTCACGGCACTGCTCTCAGTGCTGGAGCCTTTCGGCATCCGCGAAATCGTGCAGTCCGGCACTTTGGCCGTTGGGCGGGGATCCCGCTCCATGAGCGACAGGGCTCTACGCAGCGCGTAG
- a CDS encoding acetolactate synthase large subunit has protein sequence MSKGSPISPSLMATKSAGAPKAPERVERPADAGVDTAAVSPVLGPNNVVPPTVMTGSQAIVRALEELGVEDIFGLPGGAILPTYDPLMASRMNHVLVRHEQGAGHAAQGYAMVTGRVGVCIATSGPGATNLVTAIMDAHMDSVPIVAITGQVSSGVIGTDAFQEADIVGITMPITKHSFLVTDPNDIPHVMAEAFHLASTGRPGPVLVDVAKDAQQGQMTFSWPPKVDLPGYHPVLRGHNKQVREAARLIAAASKPVLYVGGGVVKAHASAELLELAELSGAPVVTTLMARGVFPDSHPQHVGMPGMHGTVSAVTALQQSDLLITLGARFDDRVTGVLKSFAPNAKVIHADIDPAEISKNRTADVPIVGSVKEIIPELSDALRALFAVSGTPDYTNWWAFLNNLKETYPLGWTEPDDGLSAPQRVIERIGALTGPEGVYVAGVGQHQMWASQFIKYERPHAWLNSGGAGTMGYAVPAAMGAKVGNPDRVVWAIDGDGCFQMTNQELATCAINKIPIKVAIINNSSLGMVRQWQTLFYEGRYSNTDLNTGHDTVRIPDFVKLADAYGCAAFRCDRDEDIDATIQKALEINDRPVVIDFVVSPNSMVWPMVPAGVSNDQIQVARNMTPEWEEED, from the coding sequence ATGAGCAAAGGATCGCCGATCAGCCCTTCGCTGATGGCCACTAAGTCCGCTGGAGCCCCCAAGGCTCCGGAACGCGTCGAACGTCCGGCCGACGCCGGCGTCGACACTGCTGCCGTCTCTCCTGTCCTTGGACCGAACAACGTCGTACCCCCGACGGTGATGACCGGTTCACAAGCAATTGTCCGCGCGCTCGAAGAACTCGGCGTGGAGGATATTTTTGGTTTGCCCGGTGGCGCGATCCTGCCCACCTATGACCCCTTGATGGCTTCCCGAATGAACCACGTTCTGGTCCGTCACGAACAGGGAGCCGGCCACGCCGCGCAAGGCTACGCCATGGTTACCGGACGGGTCGGCGTCTGCATCGCCACCTCGGGTCCGGGCGCCACCAACCTCGTTACCGCCATCATGGACGCCCACATGGACTCCGTGCCGATAGTGGCCATCACCGGCCAGGTCTCCAGCGGGGTCATCGGCACCGATGCGTTCCAGGAGGCGGACATCGTCGGCATCACCATGCCGATCACGAAGCACTCGTTCCTGGTCACCGACCCCAACGACATCCCGCACGTCATGGCCGAGGCGTTCCACCTTGCCTCGACCGGCCGCCCGGGGCCCGTCCTGGTGGACGTCGCCAAGGACGCCCAGCAGGGCCAGATGACCTTCTCCTGGCCGCCCAAGGTCGACCTGCCCGGCTACCACCCGGTGCTCCGCGGCCACAACAAGCAGGTCCGCGAAGCCGCCCGGCTCATCGCGGCAGCCAGCAAGCCCGTGCTCTACGTGGGCGGCGGAGTCGTCAAGGCCCACGCCTCGGCGGAGCTGCTGGAACTGGCGGAACTCTCCGGCGCCCCCGTGGTCACCACCCTCATGGCCCGCGGCGTCTTCCCGGACTCGCACCCGCAGCACGTCGGCATGCCGGGCATGCACGGCACGGTCTCGGCCGTGACCGCCCTGCAGCAGTCGGACCTGCTGATCACACTCGGGGCACGTTTCGATGACCGGGTAACCGGCGTGCTGAAGTCCTTCGCCCCGAACGCCAAGGTTATCCACGCTGACATCGACCCGGCGGAGATCTCCAAGAACCGCACCGCCGATGTGCCGATCGTTGGCTCGGTCAAGGAGATCATCCCGGAACTCAGCGACGCCCTCCGCGCACTGTTCGCCGTCTCCGGCACCCCGGACTACACCAACTGGTGGGCCTTCCTGAACAACCTCAAGGAGACCTACCCGCTGGGCTGGACCGAACCCGACGACGGCCTCAGCGCCCCGCAGCGCGTCATCGAACGCATCGGCGCCCTCACCGGCCCCGAAGGCGTGTACGTGGCCGGCGTGGGACAGCACCAGATGTGGGCTTCGCAGTTCATCAAGTACGAACGCCCGCACGCCTGGCTGAACTCCGGCGGGGCCGGCACCATGGGCTACGCCGTACCGGCCGCCATGGGCGCCAAGGTGGGCAACCCGGACCGCGTGGTGTGGGCCATCGACGGCGACGGCTGCTTCCAGATGACCAACCAGGAACTCGCCACCTGCGCGATCAACAAGATCCCGATCAAGGTTGCCATCATCAACAACTCCTCCCTCGGCATGGTGCGGCAGTGGCAGACGCTCTTCTACGAGGGCCGCTACTCCAACACCGACCTCAACACCGGCCATGACACCGTCCGGATCCCGGACTTCGTCAAGCTGGCTGACGCCTACGGCTGCGCCGCATTCCGCTGCGACCGCGACGAGGACATCGACGCCACCATCCAGAAGGCCTTGGAAATCAACGACCGCCCCGTGGTTATCGACTTCGTCGTCAGCCCCAACTCCATGGTGTGGCCGATGGTCCCCGCCGGAGTCAGCAATGACCAGATCCAGGTTGCCCGCAACATGACCCCGGAATGGGAAGAGGAGGACTGA
- the ilvD gene encoding dihydroxy-acid dehydratase — translation MSEDTQTATTTQPDIKPRSRVVTDGIHAAPARGMFRAVGMGDDDFAKPQIGVASSWNEITPCNLSLNRLAQGAKEGVHAGGGFPMQFGTISVSDGISMGHEGMHFSLVSREVIADSVETVMQAERIDGSVLLAGCDKSLPGMLMAAARLDLASVFLYAGSIMPGWVKLEDGSEKEVTLIDAFEAVGACAAGKMSMEDLTRIEKAICPGEGACGGMYTANTMACIGEALGMSLPGSAAPPSADRRRDEFARKSGEAVVNLLRKGITARDIMTKKAFENAIAVTMAFGGSTNAVLHLLAIAREAEVELTLDDFNRIGDKIPHLGDLKPFGRYVMTDVDKIGGVPVIMRALLDAGLLHGDCLTVTGKTVAENLAAINPPDLDGKILRAMDNPIHKTGGITILHGTMAPEGAVVKSAGFDADVFEGTARVFEREQGALDALDKGRIKSGDVVVIRYEGPKGGPGMREMLAITGAIKGAGLGKDVLLLTDGRFSGGTTGLCIGHVAPEAVDGGPIAFVKDGDRIRVDIAARSFDLLVDEAELDARKVGWEPLPAKFTKGVLAKYAKLVHSASTGAYCG, via the coding sequence ATGAGTGAGGACACCCAAACAGCGACAACCACCCAACCGGACATCAAGCCCCGCAGCCGGGTCGTCACCGATGGAATCCACGCCGCGCCCGCGCGCGGGATGTTCCGGGCGGTCGGCATGGGGGACGATGACTTCGCCAAGCCCCAGATCGGCGTCGCAAGCTCCTGGAATGAAATCACTCCCTGCAACCTCTCGCTGAACCGGCTTGCCCAAGGCGCCAAGGAAGGCGTGCACGCGGGCGGCGGGTTCCCGATGCAGTTCGGCACCATCTCCGTCTCGGACGGCATCTCCATGGGCCACGAGGGCATGCACTTCTCCCTGGTCTCCCGCGAAGTCATCGCCGACTCCGTCGAAACAGTCATGCAGGCCGAGCGCATCGATGGCTCCGTGCTCCTGGCCGGCTGCGACAAGTCGCTGCCGGGCATGCTGATGGCGGCTGCCCGCCTGGACCTCGCGAGTGTCTTCCTCTACGCCGGCTCCATCATGCCCGGCTGGGTCAAGCTGGAGGACGGCTCCGAAAAGGAAGTCACCCTCATTGACGCCTTCGAAGCCGTGGGTGCCTGCGCCGCCGGCAAGATGAGCATGGAGGACCTTACCCGCATCGAAAAGGCGATCTGCCCGGGCGAAGGCGCCTGCGGCGGCATGTACACCGCCAACACCATGGCCTGCATCGGCGAAGCGCTGGGCATGTCCCTCCCCGGCTCGGCCGCGCCGCCTTCCGCGGACCGCCGCCGCGACGAATTTGCCCGCAAGTCCGGAGAGGCCGTCGTCAATCTCCTCCGCAAGGGCATCACCGCCCGCGACATCATGACCAAGAAGGCGTTCGAGAACGCCATCGCCGTGACCATGGCCTTCGGCGGCTCCACCAACGCCGTGCTCCACCTGCTCGCCATCGCCCGCGAGGCCGAGGTCGAACTGACCCTGGACGACTTCAACCGCATCGGCGACAAGATCCCGCACCTGGGTGACCTCAAGCCGTTCGGCCGCTATGTCATGACCGACGTCGACAAGATCGGCGGCGTGCCGGTCATCATGCGTGCGCTGCTCGACGCCGGCCTGCTGCACGGCGACTGCCTCACCGTCACCGGTAAGACTGTCGCGGAGAACCTCGCGGCGATCAACCCGCCGGACCTGGACGGCAAGATCCTCCGTGCCATGGACAACCCGATCCACAAGACCGGCGGCATCACCATCCTGCACGGCACGATGGCTCCCGAGGGCGCCGTCGTGAAGAGCGCCGGCTTCGACGCCGACGTCTTCGAGGGCACCGCCCGCGTCTTCGAGCGCGAACAGGGTGCCCTGGATGCACTCGACAAGGGCCGGATCAAGTCCGGCGACGTCGTCGTCATCCGTTACGAAGGCCCCAAGGGCGGCCCGGGCATGCGCGAAATGCTCGCCATCACCGGCGCCATCAAGGGCGCGGGCCTCGGCAAGGACGTGCTGCTGCTGACCGACGGCCGCTTCTCCGGCGGAACCACGGGCCTCTGCATCGGCCACGTCGCCCCGGAAGCCGTCGACGGCGGCCCCATCGCCTTCGTCAAGGACGGCGACCGGATCCGCGTGGACATCGCCGCCCGCAGCTTCGACCTCCTGGTCGACGAGGCCGAGCTCGACGCCCGCAAGGTCGGCTGGGAGCCGCTCCCGGCCAAGTTCACCAAGGGTGTGCTCGCCAAGTACGCCAAGCTCGTCCACAGCGCCTCCACCGGCGCCTACTGCGGGTAA
- a CDS encoding LysR family transcriptional regulator: MDFKRLRILRELADRGTVGATAEAMGVTPSAVSQQLKTLQDELGVVLVEKSGRGVRLTEAGLAMASAAAEVSTAMARAEATIDTYRRGWQTHVKAAFFPSAAEMFLPGLLHRVKAIDGLRFQAHFEDPNVAGFAGLTADYDIVLAHSVDGPDVFARLGLTVVPLLDEPLDVAIPEGHALAGKEILCAADVIGYPWMGVPDGFPFDTVLRQIEVQADSPAVRAQLFPDLRVLEALVSAGHGLSLLPRYTALKNQGRGFVLRPLAGVKASRSIVALARPDVAARTTIQQVLTLLKAEAQAVAEAPELRGAAHLN; encoded by the coding sequence ATGGATTTCAAGAGACTGCGGATTCTCCGGGAACTGGCTGACCGCGGCACGGTCGGGGCCACGGCCGAGGCCATGGGGGTCACACCTTCCGCCGTCTCGCAGCAGCTCAAGACCCTGCAGGACGAGCTGGGCGTGGTCCTGGTCGAAAAATCAGGCAGGGGAGTGCGCCTCACGGAGGCCGGGCTCGCCATGGCGTCAGCCGCCGCGGAGGTTTCCACTGCCATGGCCCGCGCGGAGGCCACCATCGACACCTACCGGCGCGGCTGGCAGACCCATGTCAAGGCCGCGTTCTTCCCGAGCGCCGCCGAGATGTTCCTTCCCGGCCTCCTGCACCGCGTCAAAGCCATCGACGGTCTCCGCTTCCAGGCGCACTTCGAGGATCCAAACGTGGCCGGCTTCGCGGGCCTGACCGCCGACTATGACATTGTGCTGGCGCACAGTGTTGATGGGCCCGATGTCTTTGCCCGGCTCGGGCTGACGGTGGTGCCTCTCCTGGACGAGCCGCTCGATGTCGCGATCCCCGAAGGCCACGCGCTGGCCGGCAAGGAGATATTGTGCGCTGCTGACGTGATCGGATACCCGTGGATGGGCGTGCCGGACGGGTTCCCGTTCGACACGGTCCTCCGCCAGATCGAAGTGCAGGCCGATTCCCCGGCAGTCCGCGCCCAACTGTTCCCTGATCTGCGGGTCCTTGAGGCCCTCGTCAGTGCCGGGCACGGCCTGAGCCTGCTGCCGCGCTATACGGCCCTGAAAAACCAGGGCAGGGGTTTCGTGCTGCGCCCGCTGGCCGGGGTCAAGGCCAGCCGGAGCATTGTCGCCCTCGCCCGTCCGGACGTCGCCGCCCGGACCACCATCCAGCAGGTGCTCACCCTGCTCAAAGCCGAGGCGCAGGCCGTCGCCGAGGCACCTGAACTCCGTGGTGCCGCCCACCTCAACTGA